The following DNA comes from Haloarchaeobius salinus.
TGACCGCCCCCGTCGAGGCGGAGGCGCGATGAGCACCGAGGGCGGCATCCAGACACCGCTCAGCGAGGGACAGACGCCGCTTCCCGAGTACGAGGTCAGCCAGTACTTCCCGCGCTCGCGGGAGATGACGGCCGAGGAGATGGGCGCGCTGCGCGAGCAGTACGGCTCCATCCGTGCGTACTTCAAGGCCCATCCGGGCCGGTACCGCGACACCCAGCGCTGGCTCAACCAGGCGCGCATCGGCACCACGTACGACGTGTACCTCACGCGGAGCGTCCACCTCGCCCTCCTCACGGGCGGCGTGGGGGCGCTCCTCGGCGGGACGCTCGCCTGGTTGCTGGCCGACGCTGGCGTCCTCGCGACACTCGACTCGCCGCTCACCGTCGGGGGGAGCGTCGGGTCGTTCCTCGCGGCCAACCGCGTGCTGTTGGCGGGACTCCTCCTCACGCTCGTCGTAGGTGGGACCGCCGCCGGCTCCACCTGGCTGTTCCGCTACTACCACCCGCAGAACGTCGTCGCGAACCGCGAACGGGCGATCAACGTGATGCTGCCCCACGCGCTCACCTACATGTACGCGCTGAGCCACGGCGGGATGAACCTCATCTCGGTCTTCGAGTCGCTCGCGGACTCCGAGGACACCTACGGCGAGGTCGCCGCGGAGTTCGACATGGTCGTCCGCGACATGCAACTGTTCGGCAACGACATGCTCACCGCGCTGCGCAACGCGCGCAACCTCACGCCGAGCGACGAGCTGGAGCAGTTCCTCGACGACTTCATCGGGCTCCTCGAGACCGGCGGTGACGTGACCGCCTTCCTCGAGGACCAGGCCGACAACTACACCGAGGCCGCAAAGGAGGAACAGGAGGGGTTCCTGGAGACGCTCTCGGTCCTCTCCGAGGTGTTCATCGTCGCGTTCGTGGCGGCACCGCTGTTCCTCGTCGTGACGCTGATGGTCATCAGCTTCCTCGGCGGGTCGACGCTCGCCCAGATGGCCGCGCTCATCTACGTCGGGCTCCCGCTCGGGATGCTCGGCTTCCTGCTGCTGATCGACCTGCTCTCGGCTCCGTACGTCCAGCCCGGCGGCGTCCATCTGGAGGAGACGCGCGAACGGCCCATCGACACCGACGACGTACTGGACGACGAGCGCTTCCTCGCCTACGAACGGGGGAAGCGCAACGAGCGCTTCGTCGCGTTCGCACGTGACCCACTCGCCGCGCTCCGGTCGAGCCCGCCGCTGACGCTCGTGTTCACGGCACCGGCCGCCGCCGCGTTCGTCGCCGGGATGGTGCTCCGCGGAACGGTGACGCCCTCGGTCGACGCGCTGCTGGCCGACCCGGTCACCGTGACGACGCTGCTGTTCGTCCTGCCGGCACTCATCGTCGCGATGCCGCTGTCGTACTACCACGAACGCAAGCGCCGCCGCGAGAACCTGCTCGCCGCGCGCTTCCCGGACACGCTGAACGTCCTCTCCAGTGCGAACCACATGGGCATCCCGCTCGTCGACGCACTGGACATGGTCGCGCGGTGGTCCAAGGGGAGCCTCGCGGACGAGATCCGCGTCGTGCGCAACGACGTTCGCTGGAACCACGACCTCACCGACGCGCTGCTGGGGCTCGGCAACCGGCTGCAGGTGCCCCACATCAGCCGCACCATCAAGCTGGTCGCCGAGGGCGGCCGGTCGTCGGGGGACATGTCCCGGATCCTCGCCATCGCGGCCGAGGACACCAGGGCACGGCATCGCATCGAGCGGGCCCGCCACCGGGCGATGTCCTCGTACCTGGCCATCGTCATGATCGGGTTCCTGGTCTACCTGCTCGTCATCGTGCTCATCGACGCGAGCTTCCTCGGCGCGATCGCCGAGGCGACCGCGACGACGCCGGACGACGCGCCCACCGGGGTCGGCGTCGTCGGCTTCACGAACGTCCCGCTCGACACGTACCGCGCGCTGTTCTTCCACTCGGTCGTCGTCATGGCGGTCGGGGCAGGACTGCTCGCCGGCAAACTCGCGTCGAACGACACGCTGTCCGGTCTCAAGTACAGCATCGGCCTGACGTTGGTCGCACTCGCGACCTTCGTCCTGGTCTGAAACAAGGGGGGAAATCAATGAACTACAGACACAACACCAACACACTCAGGGGGAACGACCGTGGCGTCTCGCCGGTCCTCGGAGGCATCCTCGTCTTCGGGCTGGTGCTCGCCCTGCTCGTGCTCGCGCAGGTCAGCCTCGTACCGGCGCTGAACCAACAGACCGAGTTCGAACACAACCAGCGGCTCGTCGACGACGCGACCGAGTTCCAGGGGAGCGCGTACCGCGTCGCCACCAGCGGCGGCACCGAGTCCGTCGAGGTCGGCACCGGCGTCCGCTACCAGCCCATGGCCTTCCTCGTGACGCCCGCGGCCGCCAACGGCCGGGTGTACACCGAAACGGGAGAGATCGTCGTGAGCGGCGCGACCGGCGTCGACCGTGAGACCCAAGATTACTGGGATGGTAGCGACTGGACCACGTCCACTCGCACCATCGTCTTCGATCCGGCCTACCGTGAGTACACGACCGCACCGCAGACCCGCTACGAGGGGACCATGGTCGTCAACGATTTCGGTGACACCACCCTGCTCGTCGACGAGGGTCGGCTCGTCGACGGCCGGCGGATCACGCTCCTGACCGTCGACGGCGAGGTCTACGAGGAGAGTACTCGGTCCGTCGTTCTGTCGCTCCGTGCAGTGAGCAGATCGACGCAGACTGTCGAGCTATACAATGAGACGGACCCGATATCCATCACTGTACCCAGCTCGCTCTCACCCGAGCAGTGGGAGAGCGACGTGCTTGCCGACCAGATATCGGGCGGTAGCTCTGACGACCGCCACGTCATTGGCGTCACCGCCGGGCCGACGAATGGCACCGTCACCATCGAGCTCGAGGGCAACGTAACCTACGAGTTCGCGATGGCGAGTCTGGGCGTCGGGACTGGCTACGACACGGCACCCGACCCAGCCTACATGACGGTTGTCGAGCAGGGTGATGCGACGCTCCGCCCGGGCGAGCGGACGACCGTCACGTTCGAGGTTCGTGATGTGTTCAATAACCCCGTCGGTGGCGTCCCTGTCTCGACGACCGCGTCCGGAGTCGGACTCGAACTGGACGAGGCCAGCACCGTCACGACCGGTGCGGACGGCCGTGCCACGTTCGTCTACCGGGCGAACCGTGACGGGCAGACCACCGTGAGCGCCGGCTTCGGCTCCGGTCCTGCTGAAACCGCCTCTAAGAGCGTCTTGGTCGTCGACCCCGACGCTCGCGGCGACCCCGACGACAGCGTCGGTGGCGTCATCAACCCCGATACGCAGTTCGGGAGCTTCTCGCTCCGCGACGCGGAGCGGTTCGGGAGCGGCCACACTGTCGAGTTGACGTTCGACAACGACGGCGTCGACCGGACGCTCACCCACGCCCGCGTGAACCTCTACATGCAGGGTCGGCCCGGGAACAACAACCCGCGGCCTGTGACCGCGACGCTGCTCGAAGACAGTGGCTCGACCACTCTCGCCGACCTCGACGTCGGTGGGCAGTTCGTCAACCTGCCGTCGTCCGTCCAGCCGACCTTCGACGCGGACTCGACTGTGACGCTTCGCATGGAGTTCTTCACGGACGCGGGCCGGACGACGTCGTACTCGGGCGCGAACTCGGACGACTTCTTCGTCCTCGCGCTCACGTTCGACGACGGTTCGACCACGGTGTACTTCGTGCCGTCGTACACGTGAGCCGGGTTCACTGACCCGTTCGTCGATAGTCGCTCGACTCGAACCGTGATTCGACCCTCGATTCTCTCCTGACGGTTAATGGCCTCGCTCACGTTGCTGTAGACGTGCTTGGACGGCGAACGACGACGCAGTCGGTGCCAGTCGCGGGTGGGGCCGCGCTGGCCGAGGCGAGAACAGCAGCACGAATCCTGTCATAGTCCGGCGGGGCACGACCCGCCACTGTTCCTGCCGACCGCGAGCAACGGCGTTACTCCTGCCCGGCCACCCTCCTGCCGACGGTCCGTCCGTTCTCGAAGGCGACGTGGACACGGCCCTCGCCGGCGACCCAGTCGCCCGCGACGTAGAGCCCGGCGTCCTCGGCACAGCGGGCGTCGGCGGCGTCGATGCTCGATTCCGGGAGCGCGTAGCGCCAGCCCTGGTCGTCGACCCAGTCCGGCTCCGTCAGTCGGACGTCGTCGAGAAGCGTCGCGACGAGCGACGCCACCGCGTCGGCGGCCGAGTCCAGCGGCTCGTCGTAGTGTTCGACGGACCAGTCCGGGGCCATCTGGACGACGAGCAGGCTCTCACCGTCGGGGACGTGCTCGGGCTTGCACTCCTCGCGCGAGAGCCAGCCGACGGGGTGCTCGCGGTCGGGGTTCACGAGCGCGTACCACGGTCGGTCGAGCTCGAACGGGTAGTGCAGGAGCACCGCCCGGATGGTCCGGAACCCCACGGCGTCGACGGCGGCGTGGAGGCGGTCCAGCCGCTCGTCGCTCCACTCGGTGGCCGCGAGCAGGTCGGCGGTCTGCGGGGCGGGCGGCGTCAGCACCACGGCGTCGAACGGGCCGTGGGACTCACCGTCGGTGTCGGTCAGCGTCCAGCCGTCGCTCTCGCGGGCGAAGGATTCGATTCTCGTTTCGGTGTGGACGGTCGCCGCTGCCCGCGTCCTGACCCGCTTCGCGAACTGCGTGATCCCCCGCGCGTAGGTCCACTTCGGTCCCCCGTCGCCGCGCCCCTCGGCGATTCCACCGTCGGCGTCGTGTGTCCACACCGGCAGCTCGATGTCGACGAGGCCGTCGCTCCCGAGGTCGTCGAGGAACCCGTCCACCCAGGCGTCGCCGCCGGGGTTGATGTAGTTCGCGCCGTGGTCGTACCGACAGCCGTTCTTTCGGCGGGTCGCGGCACGCCCGGAGATGCCGCTGGC
Coding sequences within:
- a CDS encoding type II secretion system F family protein, with product MSTEGGIQTPLSEGQTPLPEYEVSQYFPRSREMTAEEMGALREQYGSIRAYFKAHPGRYRDTQRWLNQARIGTTYDVYLTRSVHLALLTGGVGALLGGTLAWLLADAGVLATLDSPLTVGGSVGSFLAANRVLLAGLLLTLVVGGTAAGSTWLFRYYHPQNVVANRERAINVMLPHALTYMYALSHGGMNLISVFESLADSEDTYGEVAAEFDMVVRDMQLFGNDMLTALRNARNLTPSDELEQFLDDFIGLLETGGDVTAFLEDQADNYTEAAKEEQEGFLETLSVLSEVFIVAFVAAPLFLVVTLMVISFLGGSTLAQMAALIYVGLPLGMLGFLLLIDLLSAPYVQPGGVHLEETRERPIDTDDVLDDERFLAYERGKRNERFVAFARDPLAALRSSPPLTLVFTAPAAAAFVAGMVLRGTVTPSVDALLADPVTVTTLLFVLPALIVAMPLSYYHERKRRRENLLAARFPDTLNVLSSANHMGIPLVDALDMVARWSKGSLADEIRVVRNDVRWNHDLTDALLGLGNRLQVPHISRTIKLVAEGGRSSGDMSRILAIAAEDTRARHRIERARHRAMSSYLAIVMIGFLVYLLVIVLIDASFLGAIAEATATTPDDAPTGVGVVGFTNVPLDTYRALFFHSVVVMAVGAGLLAGKLASNDTLSGLKYSIGLTLVALATFVLV
- a CDS encoding Ig-like domain-containing protein produces the protein MNYRHNTNTLRGNDRGVSPVLGGILVFGLVLALLVLAQVSLVPALNQQTEFEHNQRLVDDATEFQGSAYRVATSGGTESVEVGTGVRYQPMAFLVTPAAANGRVYTETGEIVVSGATGVDRETQDYWDGSDWTTSTRTIVFDPAYREYTTAPQTRYEGTMVVNDFGDTTLLVDEGRLVDGRRITLLTVDGEVYEESTRSVVLSLRAVSRSTQTVELYNETDPISITVPSSLSPEQWESDVLADQISGGSSDDRHVIGVTAGPTNGTVTIELEGNVTYEFAMASLGVGTGYDTAPDPAYMTVVEQGDATLRPGERTTVTFEVRDVFNNPVGGVPVSTTASGVGLELDEASTVTTGADGRATFVYRANRDGQTTVSAGFGSGPAETASKSVLVVDPDARGDPDDSVGGVINPDTQFGSFSLRDAERFGSGHTVELTFDNDGVDRTLTHARVNLYMQGRPGNNNPRPVTATLLEDSGSTTLADLDVGGQFVNLPSSVQPTFDADSTVTLRMEFFTDAGRTTSYSGANSDDFFVLALTFDDGSTTVYFVPSYT
- a CDS encoding NAD(P)/FAD-dependent oxidoreductase, which encodes MTRHIAVVGAGAAGVGVADACRDTPTEVTLFDKASGISGRAATRRKNGCRYDHGANYINPGGDAWVDGFLDDLGSDGLVDIELPVWTHDADGGIAEGRGDGGPKWTYARGITQFAKRVRTRAAATVHTETRIESFARESDGWTLTDTDGESHGPFDAVVLTPPAPQTADLLAATEWSDERLDRLHAAVDAVGFRTIRAVLLHYPFELDRPWYALVNPDREHPVGWLSREECKPEHVPDGESLLVVQMAPDWSVEHYDEPLDSAADAVASLVATLLDDVRLTEPDWVDDQGWRYALPESSIDAADARCAEDAGLYVAGDWVAGEGRVHVAFENGRTVGRRVAGQE